A window of Prolixibacter sp. SD074 contains these coding sequences:
- a CDS encoding DUF6268 family outer membrane beta-barrel protein yields the protein MRIVYRLVGLFLLLFMVSGGWAQPLIPGAAEVELAHPGSEIKQNMSFRMALPLYSSSENRLMMTPQYRYLQLSDAFPFEVSQFHKLDFRFSWMHRFNNGKWSSVFFFEPTLSSDFKQVSFSDLMWSSGIRMVYHKNERRTFYLGFIYANRYNSNLIIPTFGARRQLTDKIVISGNLPFFTRFSYWLDPDTETGVYYLRRGFSSGITGNPDYDYIWVHERSLGLFANRKVFRNWWMAVNLGYRINREVNAYREPEHASWYFGTLLTNNSLAPEYQYSESGFIMRLAISYRFSVSSFSP from the coding sequence ATGAGAATCGTGTACCGATTGGTTGGTTTATTTTTGCTTCTATTCATGGTATCCGGCGGATGGGCGCAACCCCTGATTCCGGGTGCCGCTGAAGTTGAATTGGCTCATCCGGGCTCGGAAATCAAACAAAACATGTCGTTTCGAATGGCCCTTCCGTTATATTCTTCTTCCGAAAATCGTTTGATGATGACGCCTCAATACCGGTATCTGCAACTGTCCGATGCTTTTCCATTCGAGGTTTCTCAATTCCATAAGCTCGATTTTCGATTTTCATGGATGCACCGGTTCAACAACGGTAAATGGAGTAGTGTTTTCTTTTTCGAGCCCACTTTATCATCCGATTTCAAGCAGGTCTCATTTTCTGATTTGATGTGGTCTTCAGGCATTCGGATGGTGTACCACAAGAATGAAAGACGAACCTTTTATCTTGGCTTCATTTATGCCAACCGGTACAATAGCAATTTGATTATTCCAACGTTTGGGGCCCGGCGTCAATTGACTGATAAAATTGTTATTTCCGGAAATTTACCGTTCTTCACCCGGTTTTCTTATTGGCTGGACCCGGATACGGAAACCGGGGTATATTACTTGCGTCGTGGTTTTTCTTCCGGTATAACCGGAAACCCGGACTATGATTACATTTGGGTACACGAACGAAGTTTGGGGCTCTTTGCCAATCGCAAAGTGTTTCGCAACTGGTGGATGGCGGTGAATTTGGGATATCGTATTAACCGCGAAGTAAATGCCTACCGGGAACCGGAGCATGCCAGCTGGTATTTCGGCACATTATTAACCAATAATTCCCTTGCTCCGGAATACCAATATTCCGAAAGCGGTTTTATCATGAGACTTGCGATCAGTTACCGGTTTTCGGTCAGTTCATTTTCTCCTTAA
- a CDS encoding transposase, whose product MLFGLFGHPPTIWQRNYYEHIIKSEKAYRNISNYIINNPSNWEKDKLK is encoded by the coding sequence ATGCTCTTTGGACTTTTCGGACACCCTCCAACGATCTGGCAACGGAATTATTACGAGCATATTATCAAATCAGAAAAGGCCTACCGGAATATCTCCAATTATATCATCAATAATCCCTCCAACTGGGAAAAGGATAAGCTGAAATAA
- the hemH gene encoding ferrochelatase produces MAEKKTAVLLMNVGTPDEPRVGSVRRYLFQFLNDQRVIDIPWLLQKILVNLIIVPFRAPKSTKLYQQLWTEEGSPLVFFANSVQEKLEARLPDGDRVFVAMRYGNPSLKAALKEIQEGGFERIILLPLFPQYASSSTGTAIEAFWAAVRKWNIIPDVQVISQFYDRPDFIQAFAERIREQKPKEYDHIIFSYHGLPLRHLDKSHPGISNTSCTCHEAMPAHGTFCYKAACYATSRKLAEELGLKPSDYTVSFQSRLSDKWVKPFTDKLLEEQARQGVKKLLVASPSFVADCLETRVEIGIDYKRFFTGNGGETLTMVESLNDHPLWIDALETMIKEKMN; encoded by the coding sequence ATGGCCGAAAAGAAAACAGCCGTTCTCCTGATGAATGTCGGAACCCCCGACGAGCCCAGAGTCGGTAGTGTCCGTCGTTACCTGTTTCAATTTCTCAACGACCAGCGGGTGATTGACATTCCGTGGTTACTACAGAAGATACTGGTAAACCTGATTATCGTTCCGTTCCGGGCGCCCAAATCGACGAAATTGTACCAGCAACTCTGGACCGAAGAAGGCTCACCGTTGGTGTTTTTTGCCAACAGCGTTCAGGAAAAGCTGGAAGCCCGCCTGCCGGATGGCGACAGGGTTTTTGTGGCCATGCGATACGGCAATCCGTCGTTAAAAGCTGCCTTGAAAGAAATTCAGGAAGGCGGGTTCGAACGAATCATCCTGTTACCATTGTTTCCGCAATATGCCTCCTCTTCTACCGGAACCGCTATTGAAGCATTTTGGGCAGCTGTCCGGAAATGGAACATCATTCCCGATGTTCAGGTTATCAGCCAGTTTTATGATCGCCCCGATTTCATTCAAGCTTTCGCCGAGCGCATCCGCGAACAAAAGCCGAAGGAGTACGACCACATCATCTTTTCGTATCACGGCCTACCGCTGCGCCATCTCGATAAATCGCATCCCGGCATCAGCAACACCTCCTGCACCTGTCACGAAGCCATGCCGGCACACGGGACCTTCTGCTACAAAGCTGCCTGTTACGCGACCTCGCGCAAACTGGCCGAAGAACTGGGCCTGAAACCCAGCGATTATACGGTGTCATTTCAATCACGCTTATCGGATAAATGGGTCAAACCCTTCACCGATAAACTGCTGGAAGAACAAGCCAGGCAAGGAGTAAAAAAACTGTTGGTAGCATCGCCTTCATTTGTGGCCGATTGCCTGGAAACCCGTGTGGAAATCGGCATCGATTACAAACGCTTCTTCACCGGTAACGGTGGCGAAACCCTGACGATGGTGGAAAGCCTCAACGACCATCCGTTATGGATTGATGCTCTGGAAACGATGATTAAGGAGAAAATGAACTGA
- a CDS encoding DUF6261 family protein has protein sequence MIPKINYQSRNAEVDGTVKRMLNAWNSAGIVDDAHLATIFNLVDAGEKKLLTAINRSKAESQLEEKDEVRDNQFRLLYNLVQGGLGHPDPLVRGAAQKLFAILDKYSMAIINENYVTESSLLGSLLEELSDTSLETSIAAVSGCAELIAALQAAQDDFENIRTAYEKEKDLDSKTVNATTLKKQIVRTINKKLVPYLRVVSENDDAKYGGLAGTLTQIIADNNEVVKKRLADAEPVAG, from the coding sequence ATGATTCCAAAAATTAACTATCAAAGCAGGAATGCCGAGGTAGACGGCACTGTAAAACGAATGCTCAATGCCTGGAACAGCGCAGGTATAGTTGATGATGCCCACCTGGCCACCATTTTTAACCTCGTGGATGCAGGTGAAAAGAAGCTTCTCACGGCGATTAATCGCTCCAAAGCGGAATCGCAACTCGAAGAAAAAGACGAAGTCCGCGATAATCAATTCCGTTTACTGTATAATTTGGTACAAGGAGGGCTCGGTCATCCCGATCCATTGGTCCGGGGCGCAGCTCAAAAGTTGTTTGCCATACTTGATAAATATAGTATGGCAATTATAAACGAAAATTATGTAACCGAGTCATCGCTGCTCGGCTCGTTATTGGAAGAACTGTCCGACACCAGCCTGGAAACGTCTATTGCTGCGGTTTCGGGATGCGCCGAACTGATTGCCGCCTTGCAGGCTGCCCAGGACGATTTCGAGAATATCCGTACGGCTTATGAAAAAGAAAAGGACCTGGATAGTAAAACCGTTAATGCTACCACGCTTAAAAAGCAGATCGTCCGGACCATCAACAAAAAACTGGTGCCGTATCTCCGGGTTGTTTCGGAGAATGACGACGCCAAATATGGTGGTTTAGCCGGCACATTGACGCAAATTATTGCCGATAACAATGAGGTGGTGAAAAAGCGCCTTGCCGATGCCGAACCGGTTGCTGGTTGA
- a CDS encoding transposase has translation MGEYLFAPTDLISPKKDPSQDTGESLFDRDTGARTGESLFAPTIWQRNYYEHIIKSEKAYRNISNYIINNPSNWEKDKLK, from the coding sequence TTGGGCGAATATCTTTTCGCCCCAACGGATCTAATCTCCCCAAAGAAAGATCCTTCCCAGGATACGGGCGAATCGCTATTCGATCGGGATACGGGCGCCAGGACGGGCGAATCGCTATTCGCCCCAACGATCTGGCAACGGAATTATTACGAGCATATTATCAAATCAGAAAAGGCCTACCGGAATATCTCCAATTATATCATCAATAATCCCTCCAACTGGGAAAAGGATAAGCTGAAATAA
- the hemL gene encoding glutamate-1-semialdehyde 2,1-aminomutase, with product MEFTKSIQAFQEALDCIPGGVNSPVRSFRSVESDPVFIESAKGSKVRDIDGNEYIDYVGSWGPMILGHAHPDVLKTLAETMQKGTSFGAPTLLETEMARQVRKMMPSIESVRMVNSGTEATMSALRLARGYTGRDLVIKFEGCYHGHNDSFLIAAGSGALTFGTPNTPGVTKGTAHDTLTAQFNDLDSVAALFEKNGDNIAALIIEPVTGNMGVVVPTEEFMQGVRELCTKHGALLIFDEVMTGFRVAKGGAQSLLGIGPDLTTLGKIIGGGLPVGAYGGKKPIMDHLAPQGPVYQAGTLSGNPLAMAAGLTQLHLLDNDSMIYDDLERKAGMLEEGLKNNLRKLDFPAVVNRVGSMFTLFFTEEDKVASFADVMKCDTKVFSDYFKYSLESGIYMAPSQFEAGFVSAAHSDEDIQRTIEASYNALKKIKQKS from the coding sequence ATGGAATTTACCAAAAGCATACAGGCCTTTCAGGAAGCGCTGGATTGCATCCCCGGCGGAGTGAACTCACCGGTGCGTTCGTTCAGGAGCGTGGAAAGCGATCCGGTCTTCATCGAAAGCGCCAAAGGCTCCAAAGTCCGTGACATCGACGGCAATGAGTACATCGATTATGTAGGTTCGTGGGGCCCGATGATCCTCGGCCATGCCCACCCCGACGTATTAAAAACGCTGGCCGAAACCATGCAGAAAGGCACCAGTTTTGGCGCTCCCACCCTGCTGGAAACCGAAATGGCCCGGCAGGTACGAAAGATGATGCCGTCTATCGAAAGTGTGCGGATGGTCAACTCCGGCACCGAAGCCACCATGAGCGCCCTGCGCCTGGCCCGTGGCTACACCGGCCGCGACTTGGTCATCAAATTCGAAGGCTGCTACCACGGTCACAACGACAGTTTCCTGATTGCTGCCGGCTCCGGCGCTTTGACGTTCGGTACCCCGAATACGCCCGGTGTCACCAAAGGAACGGCACACGACACGCTCACCGCCCAATTCAACGATTTGGATTCGGTCGCCGCCCTTTTCGAAAAGAACGGCGACAACATTGCCGCCCTCATCATCGAGCCCGTCACCGGAAACATGGGCGTGGTGGTTCCAACGGAAGAGTTCATGCAGGGCGTCCGCGAACTGTGTACAAAGCACGGCGCTTTGCTCATTTTCGATGAGGTAATGACCGGTTTCCGCGTAGCCAAGGGCGGCGCACAAAGTTTGCTGGGCATCGGGCCCGATTTGACGACCTTAGGGAAAATCATCGGTGGCGGATTGCCTGTCGGTGCTTATGGCGGCAAGAAACCCATCATGGATCACCTGGCGCCGCAGGGCCCCGTTTACCAGGCCGGGACCCTTTCGGGAAATCCGCTGGCGATGGCCGCCGGATTGACGCAACTGCACTTGCTGGATAATGACTCGATGATATATGACGACCTGGAAAGGAAAGCCGGAATGCTGGAAGAAGGCCTGAAGAACAACCTCCGGAAACTGGATTTCCCGGCCGTGGTAAACCGCGTCGGCTCCATGTTTACCCTGTTCTTCACCGAAGAAGATAAGGTGGCCTCCTTTGCCGATGTGATGAAATGCGACACAAAGGTTTTCTCCGATTATTTCAAATACTCGCTGGAGAGCGGCATCTACATGGCACCGTCGCAATTTGAAGCCGGTTTTGTTTCGGCAGCACACAGCGACGAAGACATTCAGCGCACCATCGAAGCCAGTTACAACGCATTGAAAAAAATCAAACAGAAAAGTTAA
- a CDS encoding transposase: MGEWLFAPTDLISPKKDPSEDTGEYLFDRDTGARTGESLFAPTIWQRNYYEHIIKSEKAYRNISNYIINNPSNWEKDKLK, encoded by the coding sequence TTGGGCGAATGGCTTTTCGCCCCAACGGATCTAATCTCCCCGAAGAAAGATCCTTCCGAGGATACGGGCGAATATCTATTCGATCGGGATACGGGCGCCAGAACGGGCGAATCGCTATTCGCCCCAACGATCTGGCAACGGAATTATTACGAGCATATTATCAAATCAGAAAAGGCCTACCGGAATATCTCCAATTATATCATCAATAATCCCTCCAACTGGGAAAAGGATAAGCTGAAATAA
- the hemE gene encoding uroporphyrinogen decarboxylase produces MQTNPTESILLRTLKGAPTERPPVWFMRQAGRVLPSYLKIKEQYTFWQMMQNPEVAAKVTLLPVEDLGVDAAILFSDILVVPYAMGMGLEFTDAGPTFDEPLAFRENPINGLFDDPAKLDYIYAVIDEINRTKPANIPLIGFCGAPLTVLLFMLQGLDRKGNFPDAIRFIYEKKETTRQLIDALTDMSIEYIKGQIKHGIDVFQLFDTHAGLLPFDVYNELFLPPVRKIAQVVRDAGLPFIFFPKGIGTGLANITPEEADFLSVDWQSSLTTTRNLVHPEIGLQGNVDPRLLFAPQEEIEKELEKYIRFGAENQNWIFNLGHGFMPGIPFENARFLADWAKNTDWKRS; encoded by the coding sequence ATGCAGACAAACCCGACCGAATCCATTTTATTACGTACCCTGAAAGGCGCACCAACGGAGCGGCCGCCTGTGTGGTTCATGCGCCAGGCCGGACGTGTGTTGCCCTCGTACCTGAAAATCAAGGAGCAATACACCTTCTGGCAGATGATGCAGAACCCGGAAGTGGCGGCGAAAGTGACGCTCCTCCCGGTAGAAGATTTGGGCGTCGACGCGGCCATCCTGTTTTCCGACATCCTGGTCGTTCCCTATGCCATGGGCATGGGCCTCGAGTTCACCGATGCCGGTCCGACTTTTGACGAACCGCTCGCCTTCCGGGAAAACCCGATAAACGGACTGTTTGATGATCCGGCCAAACTGGATTATATCTATGCGGTGATTGACGAAATTAACCGCACCAAACCAGCCAACATTCCGCTCATTGGATTCTGCGGGGCTCCGCTTACGGTGCTGTTGTTCATGTTGCAGGGCCTGGACCGCAAAGGCAATTTTCCCGATGCAATTCGGTTTATTTACGAAAAAAAAGAAACAACCAGGCAGCTGATTGATGCCCTCACGGATATGTCTATCGAGTACATCAAAGGGCAAATCAAACACGGCATCGACGTCTTTCAGCTGTTTGACACACACGCCGGTCTGCTGCCGTTCGATGTGTACAACGAATTGTTCCTTCCGCCGGTGCGGAAAATAGCACAAGTGGTCCGCGATGCCGGGCTGCCCTTCATCTTCTTCCCGAAAGGGATTGGAACCGGATTAGCCAACATCACACCGGAAGAAGCCGACTTCCTTAGCGTCGACTGGCAATCGTCATTAACAACGACCCGCAACCTGGTCCATCCGGAAATCGGGCTGCAGGGAAATGTCGATCCGCGGTTGCTGTTTGCACCACAGGAAGAAATCGAAAAGGAACTGGAAAAATATATCCGCTTTGGCGCGGAAAATCAAAACTGGATTTTCAACCTGGGCCACGGCTTCATGCCCGGCATTCCGTTTGAAAACGCCCGTTTCCTGGCCGACTGGGCAAAAAATACCGACTGGAAACGGTCATAA
- the hemG gene encoding protoporphyrinogen oxidase, with product MSIIQNTDVIVIGAGLTGLTAAHYLKKQGKNVRVIEKNDRTGGVIQTVHEEGFTFETGPNTGVLGNPEVAELFEELRNDVTLETANPAAKRRLIWKGDDWHALPSGPISAIGTPLFSWYDKFRILGEPFRKKGTKPNEPVAELVRRRMGKSYLDYAVNPFISGVYAGDPEYLVTQYALPKLYNLEQNYGSFVRGSMKKWKEPKGPRDKKATHEVFSAKGGLASLIKALEKSVGLESITLGAENTQVQPDRDGFTVTTTADGETQTIRAPKVISTVGGHAFPGLYPFLKDEELAPFPALKYATVTQVILGFKNWQGMPLNAFGGLIPAKENKNMLGVLFTSSFFQNRTPTGGAVLSVFIGGIRHPEMIDFSDSEINRVLEKELVPMMKLTKLKPDIQHIYRYRHAIPQYGANSKERFEMIDRLEGKYPGLILAGNIRNGIGMADRIKQARMITEKEIG from the coding sequence ATGAGTATCATACAAAATACCGACGTCATCGTTATCGGCGCAGGCCTGACCGGTCTGACCGCCGCGCATTATCTGAAAAAACAGGGAAAAAACGTTCGTGTCATTGAAAAGAATGACCGCACCGGCGGCGTCATTCAAACCGTCCATGAGGAGGGCTTCACCTTTGAAACCGGTCCGAATACCGGCGTACTGGGGAACCCCGAAGTAGCCGAGCTGTTCGAAGAGTTACGGAATGATGTGACCCTGGAAACCGCCAATCCGGCTGCCAAACGGCGACTTATATGGAAAGGGGACGACTGGCATGCGTTGCCATCCGGACCGATTTCCGCTATCGGCACCCCCCTCTTTTCGTGGTACGATAAATTCCGCATTCTCGGGGAACCGTTTCGCAAGAAAGGCACCAAGCCCAATGAACCAGTGGCCGAACTGGTACGTCGCCGCATGGGAAAAAGCTACCTCGATTACGCGGTCAATCCTTTCATATCGGGCGTTTATGCCGGTGACCCGGAATACCTCGTCACCCAATATGCGCTGCCCAAGTTGTACAATTTGGAGCAAAACTACGGCAGCTTCGTCAGGGGTTCGATGAAAAAATGGAAAGAGCCCAAAGGGCCGCGTGACAAGAAAGCCACACATGAAGTCTTTTCGGCCAAAGGAGGACTGGCCTCGCTCATCAAAGCGCTGGAAAAATCGGTCGGACTGGAAAGCATTACGCTGGGCGCGGAAAACACACAGGTTCAGCCCGATCGGGACGGGTTCACCGTCACAACCACCGCGGATGGAGAAACCCAGACCATCCGGGCCCCTAAGGTAATTTCAACTGTGGGTGGACATGCATTTCCCGGTCTTTATCCATTTCTCAAAGATGAGGAACTGGCACCTTTCCCGGCATTAAAATACGCGACCGTGACGCAGGTTATTCTGGGCTTCAAAAATTGGCAAGGAATGCCGCTCAACGCCTTTGGCGGACTGATTCCTGCGAAGGAAAACAAAAATATGCTGGGCGTATTGTTTACCTCGTCGTTTTTTCAAAACCGTACACCGACGGGAGGAGCAGTACTATCGGTCTTTATAGGGGGAATTCGCCATCCGGAAATGATTGATTTCAGCGACAGCGAAATTAACCGGGTGTTGGAAAAAGAACTGGTCCCGATGATGAAACTGACGAAACTGAAACCGGACATTCAGCACATTTACCGTTATCGGCACGCCATTCCGCAATACGGCGCCAATTCGAAGGAGCGCTTTGAAATGATTGACCGGCTGGAAGGGAAATATCCCGGACTGATTCTGGCCGGGAACATCCGCAATGGCATTGGGATGGCCGACCGCATCAAACAGGCACGAATGATAACCGAAAAAGAAATTGGATGA
- the hemF gene encoding oxygen-dependent coproporphyrinogen oxidase, giving the protein MKETARIAEVYSELQEKMCARLEQSDGKAKFSRDAWKKNIGGGMTRVIADGNKIAKGAINFSHVEGTYSTQMEKLLGEKASAYAATGISSILHPVNPHAPIIHMNVRHFSLDNGVQWFGGGIDLTPHYIDKAGAQQFHRKVKEICDRYSPSFYSDYKKWADDYFFIPHRDETRGVGGIFFDRLKPTEEVSFERLLQFTIDLASAYPEMYAEQLAQYADMPFTEREEQWQQMRRSRYVEFNLVYDRGTKFGLVSGGNTESILVSMPPEAVWEYNHTPEPGSPEAETLSLLKKDIDWINCLTD; this is encoded by the coding sequence ATGAAAGAGACAGCCCGGATAGCGGAGGTTTACAGTGAATTGCAGGAAAAAATGTGCGCCCGCCTCGAGCAGTCCGACGGCAAAGCAAAGTTTAGTCGCGATGCCTGGAAGAAAAATATTGGCGGTGGAATGACGCGTGTGATTGCCGATGGAAATAAGATTGCCAAGGGAGCCATCAACTTTTCGCATGTGGAAGGTACCTACAGCACACAAATGGAGAAGCTGCTTGGCGAAAAAGCTTCGGCGTATGCAGCCACCGGCATCTCCTCCATTCTGCACCCGGTGAACCCGCACGCACCGATTATTCACATGAACGTGCGCCATTTCAGTCTCGACAACGGTGTGCAATGGTTTGGCGGCGGCATCGACCTAACGCCCCACTATATCGACAAAGCCGGGGCGCAGCAATTTCACCGGAAGGTAAAAGAAATCTGCGACCGCTACTCACCTTCGTTTTATTCCGATTACAAAAAATGGGCTGACGACTACTTCTTCATTCCCCATCGCGATGAAACCCGCGGCGTGGGCGGTATTTTCTTCGACCGGTTAAAACCGACCGAAGAAGTATCCTTTGAAAGGCTGCTGCAATTCACTATTGATCTAGCCAGTGCGTACCCGGAAATGTATGCCGAACAACTGGCGCAATATGCCGATATGCCTTTCACCGAACGGGAAGAACAATGGCAGCAAATGCGGCGTAGCCGGTACGTGGAGTTCAACCTGGTGTACGACCGCGGGACCAAATTCGGGCTGGTCTCGGGAGGAAACACCGAAAGCATTCTAGTGAGCATGCCGCCCGAAGCGGTTTGGGAATACAACCACACGCCCGAGCCCGGTTCACCGGAAGCCGAAACCCTTTCGTTACTGAAAAAAGATATTGATTGGATAAACTGTTTAACAGATTGA
- a CDS encoding transposase — protein MYNPSIHHRRSIRLKNYDYAGKGLYFITLCTANRKNIFGKIINGELFLNPFGEIAKEEWAKTPEIRNNTSLGEFIIMPNHMHGIISIDYQIRKTGKDEIGKFHSPSHTIGAIIRGYKGATTKRIHQLIREIKEGGRTGELLFAPINPKKNPDLNKGESLFARKENSALKKEKSKSDRNSGELGEWLFAPTDLISPKKDPSQDTGESLFDRDTGARTGESLFAPTIWQRNYYEHIIKSEKAYRNISNYIINNPSNWEKDKLK, from the coding sequence ATGTATAATCCAAGCATTCATCACCGAAGAAGCATCCGTTTAAAGAATTACGACTACGCAGGGAAAGGGCTATATTTTATTACGCTTTGCACGGCAAACAGAAAAAATATATTTGGCAAAATTATCAACGGAGAGCTATTTCTAAATCCATTTGGAGAAATAGCGAAAGAAGAATGGGCCAAAACTCCCGAAATCAGGAATAACACTTCACTGGGCGAATTCATCATCATGCCCAACCACATGCACGGCATCATCAGCATCGATTATCAAATCAGGAAAACAGGAAAGGACGAAATCGGAAAATTTCATTCCCCCTCCCACACCATCGGCGCCATCATCCGGGGCTATAAAGGAGCCACCACCAAGCGGATTCATCAGCTTATCCGGGAAATAAAAGAAGGCGGACGTACGGGCGAATTGCTATTCGCCCCAATCAATCCAAAGAAAAATCCAGATCTAAATAAAGGCGAATCGCTATTCGCCCGAAAAGAAAATTCAGCTCTTAAAAAGGAAAAATCGAAATCCGATCGGAATTCGGGAGAATTGGGCGAATGGCTTTTCGCCCCAACGGATCTAATCTCCCCAAAGAAAGATCCTTCCCAGGATACGGGCGAATCGCTATTCGATCGGGATACGGGCGCCAGGACGGGCGAATCGCTATTCGCCCCAACGATCTGGCAACGGAATTATTACGAGCATATTATCAAATCAGAAAAGGCCTACCGGAATATCTCCAATTATATCATCAATAATCCCTCCAACTGGGAAAAGGATAAGCTGAAATAA
- the hemN gene encoding oxygen-independent coproporphyrinogen III oxidase: MNNELLQKYNRPVPRYTSYPPANFFTENFTETGYREALTESNDWEPQNISLYFHIPFCRKMCFFCGCNSFPMKNDETVKRYMEAVKKEVEMVKQHLAPGRKVSQVHYGGGTPNAIPVHYLEELNQLLFDNFSFIEKPEIAIECNPAHLDEETVKRLKGAGFRRFSIGVQDFDINVLKAVNRDPSQLPVDELIRLLKEGDEPVDVNLDFIYGLPNQTVDSFISAIEKAIAIKPDRLVTFSYAHVPWVKKSQKRLEVIGLPGNEDKIAMFDRASERLIESGYHAIGLDHFALANDELTIAHKERSLHRNFQGYCTRRTTGQVYAFGVSGISQLEQVYAQNSKSINDYMQQVEDGHLPIAKGYRLNNTERIIREVVTEVMCNRQVRWDDMAGRCRVSEDAVRSAVAYEKTKLTELQTDGLIHFDNEKVNVTEAGNMFIRNVAATFDPLMGGDNESKFSKPV; encoded by the coding sequence ATGAACAACGAATTATTACAAAAATACAATCGTCCGGTGCCACGCTACACCAGTTATCCGCCGGCCAACTTCTTTACCGAAAACTTTACGGAAACCGGCTACCGTGAAGCGCTGACAGAGTCGAACGACTGGGAACCGCAAAACATATCGCTCTATTTTCACATTCCGTTTTGCCGGAAAATGTGCTTTTTCTGCGGCTGCAACTCCTTCCCCATGAAGAACGACGAAACCGTGAAACGGTACATGGAGGCAGTGAAGAAGGAGGTGGAGATGGTGAAACAACACCTCGCCCCCGGACGCAAAGTTTCCCAGGTTCACTATGGCGGCGGTACCCCCAACGCTATTCCGGTTCACTACCTCGAAGAGTTGAACCAACTGCTGTTCGATAATTTTTCGTTTATCGAAAAGCCCGAAATTGCCATTGAGTGCAATCCGGCCCATTTGGATGAGGAAACGGTGAAACGATTAAAAGGGGCCGGATTCCGCCGCTTCAGCATCGGTGTCCAGGATTTCGATATCAACGTACTGAAAGCGGTCAACCGGGACCCATCCCAACTTCCGGTAGACGAACTGATCCGGCTGCTGAAAGAAGGCGACGAACCGGTTGATGTGAACCTCGATTTCATTTACGGCCTGCCCAACCAAACCGTCGACAGCTTTATTTCGGCCATCGAAAAAGCGATTGCCATAAAGCCCGACCGCCTGGTGACTTTTTCGTATGCGCATGTTCCGTGGGTGAAGAAGAGCCAGAAACGCCTCGAAGTGATTGGCCTTCCGGGCAACGAGGATAAGATTGCCATGTTCGACCGGGCCAGCGAACGGCTGATTGAAAGCGGCTATCATGCCATTGGCCTCGACCATTTCGCGCTAGCCAACGACGAGTTGACCATTGCCCACAAGGAACGCAGTCTGCACCGGAATTTCCAGGGCTACTGCACCCGCCGCACCACCGGGCAAGTGTACGCTTTCGGTGTTTCGGGAATCAGTCAGTTAGAGCAGGTTTACGCACAAAACAGCAAGTCCATCAACGATTACATGCAACAGGTGGAAGACGGTCATTTGCCCATTGCCAAAGGTTACCGGCTGAACAATACGGAACGGATCATCCGGGAAGTGGTGACCGAAGTGATGTGCAACCGGCAAGTCCGCTGGGACGACATGGCTGGGCGCTGCCGGGTTTCGGAAGATGCGGTCCGGTCGGCTGTAGCCTATGAAAAAACAAAGCTCACCGAACTGCAAACCGACGGTCTCATTCATTTCGATAACGAGAAAGTGAATGTGACAGAAGCAGGAAACATGTTCATTCGCAACGTAGCCGCCACCTTTGACCCGTTGATGGGCGGCGACAACGAATCCAAATTCTCCAAACCAGTTTAA